In Sorghum bicolor cultivar BTx623 chromosome 10, Sorghum_bicolor_NCBIv3, whole genome shotgun sequence, one genomic interval encodes:
- the LOC8061992 gene encoding transmembrane protein 258 codes for MGRPITRIQSPLKPLRVATDGSIWLRSSQVSLAAAATRGRDDEAGRAGGDYSGSSRSRGMAAKAISSPVPVEWYPTLAVLMVSVGLMFTASFFIYEATSSRRSRSLAKEIATAAVASVFLGFGSLFVLLASGVYV; via the exons ATGGGCCGGCCCATCACTCGGATCCAAAGCCCACTTAAACCCCTGCGAGTTGCGACTGATGGGTCCATCTGGCTCCGGTCGTCACAAGTCAgtctcgcggcggcggcgacaagGGGACGAGACGACGAGGCAGGCAGAGCGGGCGGCGACTACAGCGGCAGCAGCAGATCTCGCGGGATG GCGGCGAAGGCGATCTCGAGCCCCGTGCCGGTGGAGTGGTACCCGACGCTGGCCGTCCTCATGGTGTCCGTAGGCCTCATGTTCACCGCCTCATTCTTCAT TTATGAAGCAACTTCATCCAGGCGGAGCCGTAGCCTGGCAAAGGAGATCGCAACAGCAGCAGTTGCTTCTGTTTTTCTG GGCTTTGGGTCTCTGTTCGTGCTCCTTGCAAGTGGTGTTTATGTCTGA